GATGCTATTATCATGAGTGAAAGACTTGTTAAAGATGATGTGTATACATCTATTCATATTGAAGAATATGAATCTGAATCTCGTGATACAAAATTAGGACCTGAAGAAATTACACGTGATATCCCTAACGTTGGGGAAGATGCATTAAGAAACTTAGATGAGCGCGGAATTATCCGAGTTGGTGCAGAAGTAAAAGACGGAGATCTACTAGTTGGTAAAGTAACGCCTAAGGGTGTAACAGAGCTAACAGCAGAGGAAAGACTTTTACATGCAATCTTTGGTGAAAAAGCACGAGAAGTTCGTGATACATCATTACGTGTACCACATGGTGGAGAAGGAATTATTCTTGATGTTAAAGTGTTCAACCGTGAAGACGGTGATGAATTACCACCAGGTGTTAACCAATTAGTTCGTGTTTATATCGTTCAAAAACGTAAAATCTCTGAGGGAGATAAAATGGCTGGACGACATGGTAATAAAGGGGTTATCTCTCGTATCCTTCCGGAAGAAGATATGCCTTATTTACCAGACGGTACTCCTGTTGATATAATGTTAAACCCTCTAGGAGTTCCTTCACGTATGAATATCGGTCAGGTATTAGAGTTGCACTTAGGTATGGCTGCCAGAAAACTTGGTATTCATGTTGCATCACCAGTATTTGATGGTGCGCGTGAGGAAGATGTATGGTCAACATTAGAAGAAGCAGGCATGGCTCGTGATGCTAAAACTGTTTTATATGATGGACGTACGGGTGAACCATTCGATAACCGTGTATCAGTAGGGATTATGTATATGATCAAACTTGCTCACATGGTTGACGATAAGCTGCATGCTCGTTCAACTGGACCATACTCATTAGTTACTCAACAGCCATTAGGTGGTAAAGCTCAATTCGGTGGTCAAAGATTCGGTGAGATGGAGGTATGGGCACTTGAAGCATATGGTGCTGCGTATACACTTCAAGAAATTCTTACTGTTAAATCTGATGATGTCGTTGGTCGTGTGAAAACATATGAAGCAATCGTTAAAGGCGAAAATGTACCTGAACCTGGTGTTCCTGAATCATTTAAAGTATTGATTAAAGAGCTTCAAAGTTTAGGTATGGATGTAAAAATGCTTTCAAGTGACGAGCAAGAAATCGAGATGAGAGATCTTGATGATGAAGATGACTCACAACAAGCTGAAGGTCTTGCTGTAAATGATCAGCCAGAACCAGAGCCTGAAGCTGTTGAATTAGAAAAAGATACAGTAGCGAAAGAATAAATACGAGTTTAAGTTTTTTAAGGAATTCATACACGGGGAGGTTTAACCTCTCCGTGTAATGAACCTTATAAAAGTAGTCTGAATTTGCTTTACATAGCGGTTTAATTTTCTACTAAAAGAACTTTAAATTTGACTCAAATACAGCCATATAAATTGGGTAGAACCTGAAGACGAAAAGGGAGGTAGGCCCCTTGATAGATGTAAATAATTTTGAATATATGAGCATCGGCTTAGCTTCACCTGACAAGATTCGTTCTTGGTCCTTTGGTGAGGTTAAGAAACCAGAAACAATCAATTACCGAACATTAAAGCCAGAAAAAGACGGTCTGTTTTGCGAACGTATCTTTGGACCAACAAAAGATTGGGAATGTCATTGCGGTAAGTATAAAAGAGTTCGCTATAAAGGTGTAGTTTGTGATCGTTGTGGAGTTGAAGTAACTCGTGCAAAAGTACGTCGTGAAAGAATGGGACATATTGAATTAGCTGCTCCTGTTTCACATATTTGGTATTTCAAAGGAATTCCAAGTCGTATGGGGCTTGTTCTAGATATGTCACCACGTGCTTTAGAGGAAGTTATTTATTTTGCTTCCTACGTAACAACAGAAACTGGAGATACTCCTCTTGAGAAAAAACAATTACTTTCTGAAAAAGAATACAGAGCTTACCGTGAAAAATACGGTAATACCTTCCAAGCATCTATGGGTGCAGAAGCTATTAAAAAGCTATTATCAGATATTGATCTAGATAAAGAAGTGGATTCTTTAAAAGAAGAGTTGAAAACAGCTCAAGGACAGCGTCGTACACGTGCAATTAAACGTCTAGAAGTACTTGAAGCGTTCCGTAACTCAGGTAATGACCCATCTTGGATGATTCTTGATGTTCTTCCAGTTATTCCACCTGAATTACGTCCAATGGTACAGCTTGATGGTGGACGTTTTGCTACTTCTGATTTAAATGATTTATATAGACGTGTTATTAACCGTAACAATCGTCTTAAGCGTTTATTAGATCTTGGAGCACCAAGCATTATCGTTCAGAATGAGAAACGTATGCTTCAAGAAGCAGTTGATGCTCTTATTGATAATGGACGTCGTGGACGCCCTGTTACAGGACCAGGTAATCGTCCGTTAAAATCACTTTCACATATGTTAAAAGGTAAACAAGGTCGTTTCCGCCAAAACTTATTAGGTAAGCGTGTTGACTACTCTGGTCGTTCTGTTATCGTTGTAGGTCCAAACCTTAAGATGTATCAATGTGGTTTACCAAAAGAGATGGCACTAGAACTGTTTAAACCATTTGTTATGAAAGAGTTAGTTGAAAAAGGATTAGCTCATAACATTAAGAGTGCAAAACGTAAAATTGAGAGAGTGCAGCCGGAAGTATGGGATGTTTTAGAATCAGTCATTAAAGAACATCCAGTATTACTTAACCGTGCACCAACTCTTCATAGATTAGGAATTCAAGCCTTCGAACCTACTTTAGTAGAAGGTCGTGCAATTCGTCTTCACCCACTGGTATGTACTGCTTATAATGCGGACTTTGATGGTGACCAGATGGCCGTTCACGTACCATTATCAGCTGAGGCACAAGCTGAAGCACGTATTTTAATGCTAGCAGCTCAAAATATCCTTAATCCTAAGGATGGTAAGCCAGTTGTTACTCCTTCTCAGGATATGGTATTAGGTAACTATTACTTAACATTAGAGCGTGCTGGTGCAATTGGTGAAGGTATGATCTTTAAAGATACTAATGAAGCACTACTTGCTTATCAAAACGGATATGTACATTTACATACACGTGTTGCGGTTCAAGCATCTTCATTAAAAAATCAAACATTTACAGAAGAGCAAAACAAAATGTTGCTTGTTACTTCTGTTGGTAAGTTAATCTTCAATGAAATCTTACCTGAATCATTCCCTTACATGAATGAACCAACGAAAGAAAACATTGAAGAAAAAACACCTGATAAATACTTTGTAGCTCCAACGGTTGATGTGAAAGAGCATGTTGCAGCTTTAGAAGAAATCCCGCCATTTAAGAAGGGTATTCTAGGGAAAGTCATTGCAGAAATCTTCAAAAGATTCCATATTACTGAAACATCTAAAATGCTTGACCGCATGAAGAATCTAGGTTTCAGTTACTCTACAAAAGCTGGTATTACGGTTGGTGTATCTGACATCATCGTATTAAAAGAAAAACAAGAAATTATCGGTGAAGCACAAGCTAAGGTAGATAACGTATTAAAACAGTTCAGAAGAGGTTTAATTACTGAAGATGAGCGTTATGAACGTGTTATCTCTATCTGGAGTGCTGCAAAAGATAATATTCAAGGGAAGTTAATGGCGTCCCTAGATAAGCGCAATCCAATCTTCATGATGAGTGACTCTGGTGCCCGTGGTAACGCATCTAACTTTACTCAGCTTGCTGGTATGCGTG
This genomic stretch from Metabacillus sp. B2-18 harbors:
- the rpoC gene encoding DNA-directed RNA polymerase subunit beta', which produces MIDVNNFEYMSIGLASPDKIRSWSFGEVKKPETINYRTLKPEKDGLFCERIFGPTKDWECHCGKYKRVRYKGVVCDRCGVEVTRAKVRRERMGHIELAAPVSHIWYFKGIPSRMGLVLDMSPRALEEVIYFASYVTTETGDTPLEKKQLLSEKEYRAYREKYGNTFQASMGAEAIKKLLSDIDLDKEVDSLKEELKTAQGQRRTRAIKRLEVLEAFRNSGNDPSWMILDVLPVIPPELRPMVQLDGGRFATSDLNDLYRRVINRNNRLKRLLDLGAPSIIVQNEKRMLQEAVDALIDNGRRGRPVTGPGNRPLKSLSHMLKGKQGRFRQNLLGKRVDYSGRSVIVVGPNLKMYQCGLPKEMALELFKPFVMKELVEKGLAHNIKSAKRKIERVQPEVWDVLESVIKEHPVLLNRAPTLHRLGIQAFEPTLVEGRAIRLHPLVCTAYNADFDGDQMAVHVPLSAEAQAEARILMLAAQNILNPKDGKPVVTPSQDMVLGNYYLTLERAGAIGEGMIFKDTNEALLAYQNGYVHLHTRVAVQASSLKNQTFTEEQNKMLLVTSVGKLIFNEILPESFPYMNEPTKENIEEKTPDKYFVAPTVDVKEHVAALEEIPPFKKGILGKVIAEIFKRFHITETSKMLDRMKNLGFSYSTKAGITVGVSDIIVLKEKQEIIGEAQAKVDNVLKQFRRGLITEDERYERVISIWSAAKDNIQGKLMASLDKRNPIFMMSDSGARGNASNFTQLAGMRGLMANPAGRIIELPIKSSFREGLTVLEYFISTHGARKGLADTALKTADSGYLTRRLVDVAQDVIIRDDDCGTDRGILAEAIREGTEIIEKLDERLIGRYCRKVVKHPETDEVIVEENELITEDIAVEIMEAGIDKVWIRSAFTCNTRHGVCKKCYGRNLATGSEVEVGEAVGIIAAQSIGEPGTQLTMRTFHTGGVAGDDITQGLPRIQELFEARNPKGQAIISEINGVVAEINEVRDKQQEIVIQGDVESRSYTAPYNARLKVTQGDKIESGQVLTEGSIDPKELLKVKDLQAVQQYLLREVQKVYRMQGVEIGDKHVEVMVRQMLRKVRVMDAGDTDVLPGTLLDVHQFTDANKQVLLDGKRPATGRPVLLGITKASLETDSFLSAASFQETTRVLTDAAIKGKRDELLGLKENVIIGKLVPAGTGMTRYRQTEPIAKVEQVEEVVSVD